A DNA window from Pleuronectes platessa chromosome 19, fPlePla1.1, whole genome shotgun sequence contains the following coding sequences:
- the LOC128425143 gene encoding O-acyltransferase like protein-like has product MALGFLVFFLFAVSSLELETTEALNVTKKCEEDTNTFLWELTQERPLEYAVHMYDAFGKMGSNVEGGNVNQPGSQQQCQSAHGSTFSGQYCQVFRQQETVRYFVGICVPDSCKEEDVEMLVLYGRLQIGQTSLIPPFPSILVNQTAQALLMTHCLSNTVSPDAFDVTCLFVCSVMVAIPLAATLLTAIIRWKKNREVSPSLESSSINTGLNLYGTLKSNGSSGSERNGGSLEERDSTSHTPLCFPRSCVNQGLEALSLQNTSQGVLSTSSSITGGGYSSLNGIRVLSLFWIICLHSTHFLVEVNLDNKKHWEKAAKSNPLHLMASAGPIALAVDSFLLLGGLLSARSLLNSINRADGKLSISMVASYLFNRIKRIQPLHLFILCFTTGLTSLVRGGPYWFQIMKTMTDCKTYWWGNVLLISNILPTPSKCIPWAWYLSLDFQCYAATPLLLYFYKLNKGVFAAVAGGLMLMTIASGAITTALLQLPVFQPLSGFNLDYMLYYYVKPYTRYGPYLIGVLNGIYLTTKKDPVVKHKWQAALCWFCCLSLLAVVVGLAYVLKEEPTSLSLPHAFYQGLHRSLWALAVTWIIVACEEGYGGFIKSFLSLGFWLPLSNISFACYLSHPIFIIIYMGLQETPIHYTDLNFMYIFLGHLVLTLVVSYVLTVLIEKTYLLKYSRT; this is encoded by the exons ATGGCTCTGGGTTTTTTGGTGTTCTTTCTGTTTGCAGTGTCTAGTTTAGAGCTGGAAACCACAGAGGCATTGAACGTGACAAAAAAATGTGAGGAGGACACCAACACTTTCCTCTGGGAACTAACCCAGGAGAGACCACTGGAATATGCTGTCCACA TGTATGATGCGTTTGGAAAGATGGGCAGCAATGTTGAAGGAGGTAATGTCAACCAGCCAGGATCCCAGCAGCAGTGTCAGTCTGCCCATGGCTCCACCTTCTCTGGACAGTACTGCCAGGTGTTTCGTCAGCAG GAAACAGTTCGCTATTTTGTGGGTATTTGTGTTCCTGACTCCTGCAAGGAAGAGGATGTGGAAATGCTGGTGCTATACG GGAGACTTCAGATTGGTCAGACGTCCCTaattcctccttttccttccatCCTGGTCAATCAAACCGCTCAGGCCCTGTTGATGACCCATTGTTTGTCCAACACCGTTTCCCCAGATGCATTCGATGTCACCTGCCT gtttgtgtgttcCGTGATGGTCGCGATACCTCTTGCCGCCACCCTGCTCACCGCTATAATAAGGTGGAAAAAGAACAGGGAGGTCAGTCCGTCTCTTGAATCATCCTCTATAAACACTGGCCTCAACCTTTATGGGACCCTGAAGAGCAATGGCTCCTCTGGCAGTGAAAGGAACGGTGGCAGCCTAGAGGAAAGGG ATAGCACTAGCCACACACCACTGTGTTTTCCTCGAAGCTGTGTGAACCAGGGCCTGGAGGCACTTTCTCTTCAGAATACCAGCCAAGGTGTCCTGAGCACCTCCTCATCCATCACAGGAGGAGGCTATTCCTCCCTGAATGGCATACGTGTCCTCAGCCTGTTCTGGATCATATGTCTCCACTCAACCCACTTTCTAGTAGAGGTCAACCTGG ATAACAAGAAACATTGGGAGAAAGCAGCTAAGAGCAACCCTCTCCATTTGATGGCCTCCGCTGGACCTATTGCTCTGGCTGTGGACAGCTTTTTGCTGCTGGG GGGTCTGCTCAGTGCCAGGTCTCTGCTAAACTCCATCAACAGGGCTGATGGCAAACTGAGCATCTCTATGGTGGCCAGCTACCTCTTTAACAGGATTAAAAG GATTCAACCACTGCATCTGTTCATCCTGTGTTTCACCACTGGCCTCACCTCTTTAGTACGGGGGGGGCCATACTGGTTCCAAATCATGAAGACAATGACGGACTGTAAGACGTACTGGTGGGGGAACGTGCTGTTGATTAGCAATATCCTCCCAACCCCAAGTAAG tgtaTCCCGTGGGCATGGTACTTGTCTCTTGACTTCCAGTGTTATGCTGCCACTCCACTGTTGCTCTATTTTTACAAATT GAACAAAGGTGTGTTTGCGGCTGTGGCAGGAGGCCTGATGCTGATGACCATTGCTTCTGGTGCCATCACGACTGCGCTCCTGCAGCTGCCCGTCTTCCAGCCACTTTCAGG GTTCAATTTGGATTATATGTTATATTACTATGTGAAACCCTACACAAGATATGGGCCATATTTAATAGGGGTCTTAAATGGAATATACTTGACCACAAAGAAAGATCCGGTCGTAAAGCACAAG TGGCAGGCTGCACTTTGTTGGTTCTGCTGTCTTTCACTTTTGGCTGTGGTGGTTGGATTAGCCTACGTCCTAAAGGAGGAGCCAACCTCTCTGTCGTTGCCACATGCCTTCTATCAAGGACTGCACAGATCCCTCTGGGCTTTGGCTGTGACCTGGATCATAGTGGCCTGCGAGGAAGGTTATGGAG GTTTTATCAAGAGCTTCTTGTCATTGGGTTTCTGGCTTCCACTTTCCAACATTAGTTTTGCCTGCTACCTGTCACATCctattttcatcatcatctatATGGGCCTTCAAGAGACCCCGATCCACTACACAGACTTAAACTTT ATGTACATTTTCCTTGGCCATTTGGTGCTAACGCTGGTGGTGAGCTACGTGCTGACTGTGCTGATTGAGAAGACCTACCTTCTAAAATACAGCCGTACATAG